The following coding sequences lie in one Primulina huaijiensis isolate GDHJ02 chromosome 2, ASM1229523v2, whole genome shotgun sequence genomic window:
- the LOC140970514 gene encoding uncharacterized protein, whose translation MTNRELLLGHNHNGNLGQNLQVVLGPNHDTDIARMRGLEMGQTPEHEAGLGQSHLSEGVDEHEYEQVDGLAMEEKPEHEVQEVHLHGENIELVIPEHNELAVSDNQELDENMDLAVLQHEDISIGSLHEMTVHQNALVVTPSSVLQQRTLALSPNHELVVGQEFPDVKACRRALRDTAIALHFEVQTIKSDKTRFTAKCASEGCPWRIHAAKLPGVPTFTIRTINDSHTCGGISHLGHQQASVQWVANSVEQRLRENPNCKPKEILEEIHRVHGITLSYKQAWRGKERIMTAMRGSFEEGYRLLPQYCEQVKRTNPGSIASVYTNPADNCFQRLFISFQASIYGFLSACRPLLGLDRTFLKSEYLGTLLLATGFDGYGGLFPLAFGVVDEENDDNWMWFLFELHSLLEVNTENMPRLTILSDRQKGIVDGVEANFPTAFHGFCMRHLSESFRKEFNNTMLVNLLWEAAHVLTVNDFDTKILEIEEMSQDAAYWIRRIPPRLWATAYFEGTRFGHLTANIVESLNTWILEASGLPIIQMMECIRRQLMTWFNERREASMQWTSILVPTAERRVAEALERARTYQVLRANEAEFAVISHEGTNIVDIRSRCCLCRGWQLYGLPCAHAVAALLSCRQNVHRFTESSFTVATYRKTYSQTIHPIPDKTLWKEFSEGDSNSNKATDIVVYNNPMDIIINPPKSLRPPGRPRKKRVRAEDRGRVKRVVHCSRCNQTGHFRTTCAAPI comes from the coding sequence ATGACGAACCGGGAATTGCTGCTCGGACATAATCATAATGGAAACCTTGGTCAGAACTTGCAGGTTGTGCTAGGCCCTAATCATGACACAGATATTGCACGAATGCGTGGCTTGGAGATGGGACAGACTCCTGAGCATGAGGCTGGTTTGGGGCAGAGCCACTTGTCCGAGGGTGTTGATGAGCACGAATATGAGCAGGTGGACGGGCTAGCAATGGAAGAGAAACCCGAACACGAAGTTCAAGAGGTGCATTTACATGGCGAGAACATCGAACTTGTTATCCCCGAGCACAATGAGTTGGCTGTATCTGATAACCAAGAACTTGACGAGAATATGGATTTAGCGGTACTCCAGCATGAGGACATTAGTATTGGATCGTTGCATGAAATGACTGTTCACCAAAATGCTTTAGTAGTTACTCCCTCTTCTGTCCTTCAGCAACGAACTCTCGCTCTAAGTCCTAACCATGAACTTGTGGTGGGGCAAGAATTTCCCGATGTTAAAGCCTGTCGCAGGGCATTGAGGGACACAGCTATTGCTCTGCACTTTGAAGTGCAGACCATTAAATCGGATAAAACTCGATTCACTGCTAAATGTGCCAGTGAGGGCTGCCCTTGGCGCATTCATGCTGCGAAACTCCCTGGTGTACCGACTTTCACAATTAGGACCATTAATGATAGCCATACGTGTGGAGGAATCAGCCATCTGGGGCATCAGCAAGCTTCAGTCCAGTGGGTTGCCAATTCTGTGGAGCAACGCCTTCGAGAAAATCCCAATTGCAAGCCGAAAGAGATCTTGGAAGAGATTCACAGAGTTCATGGTATTACTTTATCGTACAAGCAAGCTTGGCGTGGAAAGGAGAGGATTATGACTGCCATGCGTGGATCCTTTGAAGAAGGCTATCGTCTCCTTCCGCAGTACTGTGAGCAAGTGAAACGGACGAACCCAGGAAGTATTGCATCTGTTTATACAAATCCGGCTGACAATTGCTTTCAGCGCCTCTTTATCTCATTCCAAGCATCCATCTATGGTTTCCTGAGTGCTTGTCGTCCTCTTCTTGGGCTGGACAGAACATTCTTGAAGAGCGAATACCTTGGTACTTTGCTTCTTGCTACTGGTTTTGATGGGTACGGTGGCCTTTTTCCTCTTGCCTTTGGTGTTGTTGATGAGGAAAATGATGATAACTGGATGTGGTTTCTATTTGAACTTCATAGCTTGCTCGAGGTTAATACGGAAAACATGCCAAGGCTTACGATATTATCAGATAGGCAGAAGGGCATCGTAGATGGAGTGGAAGCAAATTTTCCCACTGCTTTCCATGGCTTTTGCATGCGCCATTTAAGTGAAAGCTTCCGCAAAGAATTTAACAATACTATGCTCGTTAACCTTTTATGGGAAGCCGCTCATGTTTTAACTGTGAAtgattttgacaccaaaatactAGAAATTGAAGAGATGTCTCAAGATGCTGCCTACTGGATAAGGCGAATTCCCCCTCGTCTATGGGCTACCGCTTATTTTGAGGGAACAAGATTTGGACATCTGACTGCTAATATAGTGGAATCGCTGAACACTTGGATTTTAGAAGCCTCGGGTCTTCCGATAATTCAGATGATGGAATGTATTCGAAGGCAGCTCATGACTTGGTTCAATGAACGTCGAGAGGCTAGTATGCAGTGGACTTCCATTCTTGTTCCTACAGCTGAGAGACGAGTTGCAGAGGCCCTTGAACGTGCTCGAACTTATCAGGTTCTCCGAGCAAATGAAGCAGAGTTCGCGGTAATATCTCACGAGGGAACGAATATTGTTGATATTCGGAGCCGTTGCTGTCTTTGCCGGGGATGGCAACTCTATGGTTTACCATGTGCGCATGCCGTTGCAGCCTTACTTTCATGCAGACAGAACGTCCATCGATTTACTGAGAGTAGTTTCACGGTTGCCACTTATCGGAAAACGTACTCCCAAACTATACATCCCATCCCTGATAAAACGCTTTGGAAGGAGTTTTCCGAAGGAGATTCTAATTCCAACAAAGCTACTGATATTGTTGTGTATAATAACCCAATGGACATTATTATCAATCCACCTAAATCCTTGCGTCCACCTGGCCGTCCAAGGAAGAAACGAGTCAGAGCGGAAGATCGTGGCCGTGTGAAGAGGGTCGTACATTGTAGTCGCTGCAATCAAACCGGACACTTCAGGACGACCTGTGCTGCTCCAATATGA
- the LOC140970543 gene encoding chlorophyll(ide) b reductase NOL, chloroplastic, whose amino-acid sequence MVATVLSNSPILKFHAELVPKFGRHSFLSRTFTIKRDPFIFKLHSQKSLFPVKALSSASSMMASKTEPMIAPYNVLITGSTKGIGYALAREFLKAGDNVVICSRSDDRVKSALETLKIESGKQHLWGTTCDVREGHDVRKLVAFAKEHLKYIDIWINNAGSNAYSYKPLVEASDEDLIEVVSTNTLGLMICCREAIKMMQTQTRGGHVFNIDGAGSDGRPTPRFAAYGATKRSVVHLTKSLQAELRMQDVNNVVVHNLSPGMVTTDLLMSGANTKQAKFFINVLAEPSEVVAEYLVPNIRSVPSNGSTKPTYIRFLTGLKAYSQIFSRLAFGARRNRYILED is encoded by the exons ATGGTGGCAACGGTCTTGTCAAATTCCCCCATCCTCAAATTTCATGCTGAGCTAGTGCCAAAATTCGGTCGACACAGTTTCTTGTCAAGGACTTTCACTATAAAAAGAGATCCCTTCATCTTTAAACTCCATTCACAAAAGTCCCTTTTTCCAGTAAAGGCTTTGTCTTCTGCTTCATCGATGATGGCCAGCAAAACTGAGCCAATGATTGCACCCTATAATGTTTTGATAACTGGTTCTACCAAAG GAATAGGGTATGCACTTGCAAGAGAATTCTTAAAAGCTGGTGACAATGTCGTGATATGTTCCAGATCAG ATGATCGAGTGAAATCTGCTCTTGAAACATTGAAAATTGAATCAGGGAAGCAGCATCTGTGG GGTACCACATGTGATGTTAGAGAGGGGCATGATGTGAGGAAACTAGTTGCTTTTGCAAAGGAACACCTCAAATACATTGATATATGG ATAAATAATGCAGGATCGAATGCCTATAGTTACAAACCATTGGTAGAGGCATCTGATGAAGATTTAAT TGAAGTTGTATCCACAAATACCCTTGGTTTGATGATATGTTGTCGAGAG GCAATAAAGATGATGCAAACACAGACTCGAGGAGGACATGTCTTTAATATTGATGGAGCCGGATCTGATGGACGACCAACTCCAAG ATTTGCTGCCTATGGAGCTACTAAACGTAGTGTGGTTCATCTGACAAAATCACTACAA GCAGAGTTGAGGATGCAGGATGTCAATAATGTTGTCGTCCATAATCTTTCG CCAGGAATGGTGACAACAGATCTTCTCATGTCTGGTGCAAACACGAAGCAG GCGAAGTTCTTCATCAATGTGTTGGCTGAACCATCTGAAGTG GTGGCTGAGTACCTTGTCCCAAACATTCGGTCTGTTCCATCTAACGGGTCAACAAAGCCAACGTACATACGTTTTCTTACAGGACTGAAAGCTTACTCTCAGATATTCTCA AGACTTGCTTTTGGTGCCAGGAGGAATAGATATATTCTTGAAGATTAA
- the LOC140970534 gene encoding uncharacterized protein isoform X2, translating into MAMRPRGSGTTKQTLRSAGVRPVYEDFKPISEWEQDDESHFLVIYLPGFMKEQIKVSTEGRNIIRVRGERLVAGNKWSRFLEDFKIPENCEMNSVRAKHQGANLTITVPKKNVEKGTKSPKKTLETFSPKTTAIDTTLQKGQDKVLPQNSTPRGTIELPDEKNRRQQKILDDERDKNSITPVSNDQNVVLQDIELTEDHVPSNRHQAIVPTITVDKERKNLEQIEELPQVENIEKKKFDKDEAVGASKDRESKGKQKIHSSEGDYSAFKMGNYKKKVKALTELNEERQLLVNMGVAVLVIVALSAYVTYKFTSGKAKT; encoded by the exons ATGGCAATGCGGCCGAGAGGTAGTGGCACGACGAAGCAGACGTTGAGGTCTGCTGGGGTTCGACCTGTGTATGAAGATTTCAAGCCCATTTCAGAATGGGAACAAGACGATGAATCTCATTTTCTTGTCATCTATCTTCCTG GTTTCATGAAGGAACAGATTAAGGTTTCGACAGAAGGCAGGAATATTATCCGGGTTCGGGGGGAACGTCTAGTTGCTGGAAACAAATGGAGCCGTTTTCTAGAGGATTTTAAGATTCCAGAAAACTGTGAAATGAATTCAGTTCGAGCCAAGCACCAAGGAGCCAACCTTACCATTACAGTGCCAAAAAAGAATGTGGAAAAAGGCACGAAGTCTCCCAAGAAAACTCTAGAGACCTTTTCTCCAAAAACTACGGCCATTGACACTACCCTTCAAAAGGGCCAGGATAAAGTTCTCCCGCAAAATAGCACGCCCAGGGGAACTATTGAATTGCCAGATGAGAAAAATAGGAGACAGCAAAAGATATTGGATGATGAAAGGGACAAAAACAGCATCACTCCAGTGAGTAATGACCAAAATGTAGTTCTACAAGACATAGAGTTGACAGAAGACCATGTACCTTCAAATAGGCATCAAGCGATCGTACCAACAATCACGGTGGATAAGGAAAGGAAGAACTTGGAGCAGATAGAAGAATTACCTCAGGTTGAGAACATTGAGAAGAAGAAATTTGACAAAGATGAGGCTGTGGGCGCTTCCAAAGACAGAGAATCAAAAGGAAAACAAAAGATTCATTCAAGTGAAGGTGATTACAGTGCTTTCAAAATGGgaaactacaagaaaaaagtGAAAGCACTCACAGAACTCAATGAGGAAAGGCAATTGCTGGTGAACATGGGGGTAGCTGTGTTAGTTATTGTGGCGCTCAGTGCTTATGTCACCTACAAATTTACATCAGGAAAAGCTAAAACTTAG
- the LOC140970534 gene encoding uncharacterized protein isoform X1, with amino-acid sequence MAMRPRGSGTTKQTLRSAGVRPVYEDFKPISEWEQDDESHFLVIYLPGFMKEQIKVSTEGRNIIRVRGERLVAGNKWSRFLEDFKIPENCEMNSVRAKHQGANLTITVPKKNVEKGTKSPKKTLETFSPKTTAIDTTLQKGQDKVLPQNSTPRGTIELPDEKNRRQQKILDDERDKNSITPVSNDQNVVLQDIELTEDHVPSNRHQAIVPTITVDKERKNLEQIEELPQVENIEKKKFDKDEAVGASKDRESKGKQKIHSSEGDYSAFKMGNYKKKVKALTELNEERQLLVNMGVAVLVIVALSAYVTEFRRHRQKFSE; translated from the exons ATGGCAATGCGGCCGAGAGGTAGTGGCACGACGAAGCAGACGTTGAGGTCTGCTGGGGTTCGACCTGTGTATGAAGATTTCAAGCCCATTTCAGAATGGGAACAAGACGATGAATCTCATTTTCTTGTCATCTATCTTCCTG GTTTCATGAAGGAACAGATTAAGGTTTCGACAGAAGGCAGGAATATTATCCGGGTTCGGGGGGAACGTCTAGTTGCTGGAAACAAATGGAGCCGTTTTCTAGAGGATTTTAAGATTCCAGAAAACTGTGAAATGAATTCAGTTCGAGCCAAGCACCAAGGAGCCAACCTTACCATTACAGTGCCAAAAAAGAATGTGGAAAAAGGCACGAAGTCTCCCAAGAAAACTCTAGAGACCTTTTCTCCAAAAACTACGGCCATTGACACTACCCTTCAAAAGGGCCAGGATAAAGTTCTCCCGCAAAATAGCACGCCCAGGGGAACTATTGAATTGCCAGATGAGAAAAATAGGAGACAGCAAAAGATATTGGATGATGAAAGGGACAAAAACAGCATCACTCCAGTGAGTAATGACCAAAATGTAGTTCTACAAGACATAGAGTTGACAGAAGACCATGTACCTTCAAATAGGCATCAAGCGATCGTACCAACAATCACGGTGGATAAGGAAAGGAAGAACTTGGAGCAGATAGAAGAATTACCTCAGGTTGAGAACATTGAGAAGAAGAAATTTGACAAAGATGAGGCTGTGGGCGCTTCCAAAGACAGAGAATCAAAAGGAAAACAAAAGATTCATTCAAGTGAAGGTGATTACAGTGCTTTCAAAATGGgaaactacaagaaaaaagtGAAAGCACTCACAGAACTCAATGAGGAAAGGCAATTGCTGGTGAACATGGGGGTAGCTGTGTTAGTTATTGTGGCGCTCAGTGCTTATGTCAC CGAGTTCAGGAGACATAGGCAAAAATTTTCGGAGTAA